A region of Necator americanus strain Aroian chromosome I, whole genome shotgun sequence DNA encodes the following proteins:
- a CDS encoding hypothetical protein (NECATOR_CHRI.G3598.T1), with translation MLNRIEKVLDEGQPCEQARFRKRFSTIDHIRTVSRLIEVSREYKMPLFPTFIDSKKVFDSVETEEVRKVLDNQGVPIQYIKIPRELYFFTFNFTTRISPFYKNIIINVKRGSHGVIQPHPKYLQPPRERNAKAGMGRYDSEGRWSAAAPFPLR, from the coding sequence atgcttaatagaattgaaaaagtcttggatgaaggacagccatgcgagcaagcaagGTTTCGAAAACGGTTCAGCACTATTGACCACATCCGCACTGTTTCGAGACTCATCgaagtatcacgagagtacaagatgccacTCTTTCCCACCTTCATCGACTCGAAAAAGgtcttcgactcagttgagacggaagagGTCAGGAAGGTCTTGGACAACCAGGGTGTTCCTATTCAGTACATAAAGATACCTCGAGAGTTGTACTTCTTCACGTTcaacttcacgaccagaatttcgccattctacaagaatatcatcattaacgtgaagagggggtcccACGGGGTGATACAACCTCATCCAAAATATTTACAGCCACcccgagaacgcaatgcgaaggCTGGAATGGGACGATATGATAGTGAAGGTCGATGGTCGGCAGCTGCACCGTTTCCGCTTCGCTGA
- a CDS encoding hypothetical protein (NECATOR_CHRI.G3595.T1), translating to MKSPSLALMDNDGQLKRWARRFPSSSAASNLLVFNLSGSEPSTVRTNHFFRRHLSESSYGGFEFPYIVGTLRAYQFVCCLLQILMIYCESGSIDMISFIYYNLICITYTLHVFRRWYLNIDGRFDLRQLIREPGNTEKIQYSIALFTPTFLSFLIFISVRLHNNFIKFFLAITCIVEIILANTLLFLEFYEVFVLEN from the exons ATGAAGTCCCCATCGTTAGCGTTGATGGACAACGACGGTCAGCTGAAACGATGGGCTAGAAG ATTTCCCTCTTCCTCTGCAGCTTCGAATTTATTAGTATTCAATTTATCAGGCAGTGAACCATCTACTGTAAGAACTAACCATTTCTTCCGA AGACATCTTTCCGAGTCTTCTTATGGAGGCTTTGAATTCCCATACATTGTTGGAACATTAAGAGCTTATCAATTTGTCTGCTGCTTATTACAA ATACTGATGATATATTGTGAATCGGGAAGTATAGACATGATTTCTTTTATATACTATAACCTCATATGTATTACGTACACACTTCACGTTTTCAGAAGATG GTACTTGAATATTGATGGTCGCTTCGATTTACGTCAGTTGATACGTGAACCaggaaacacagaaaaaattcagtacTCAATTG CACTGTTCACGCCAACCTTTTTAAGTTTTCTCATATTCATCTCCGTACGACTTCATAACAATTTTATCAAGTTTTTCTTGGCAATAACATGTATCGTCGAGATTATACTAGCTAATACATTGCTTTTTCTCGAGTTCTATGAGGTATTTGTACTCGAAAATTAA
- a CDS encoding hypothetical protein (NECATOR_CHRI.G3597.T1), whose translation MTICTYHTRTLASEAAIENLMMQARKINYDVMTEPLKAVCETGEELFLGTCYSRGVGGVSVLVNTTMAKNIDFFEQLNTRIGRLGMRRCGSMPVLTIFVAYSPTSSYEEEEVEAFYGPNGPGRSSTEKTIPSITPKLAPEKRLKNFTSESMAFNGMSRERRSQFRSPPLYAGRGSLPMEGIIMKFTTSSSVKGFV comes from the coding sequence atgacgatctgtacttatcacacacgtacgcttgcatcggaagcggccatcgaaaatctgatgatgcaagccaggaagattAACTACGACGTCATGACTGAGCCCCTCAAAGCCGTAtgtgaaactggagaagaactgttcttaggaacatgctacagtagaggtgttggtggagttagcgtcctcgtcaacacgactatggcaaaaaacatcgactttttcgaacaacttaatacccgaatcggacgtctgggGATGAGAAGATGCGGTTCAATGCCAgttttgactatcttcgtcgcttactctccaacatcaagctatgaagaagaagaagtagaagctTTCTATGGACCTAATGGACCtgggagaagttctacagagaagaccaTACCTTCGataacgccaaaattggccccagaaaaacgcctgaagaacttcacatcggaatCCATGGccttcaatggaatgagcagggaAAGAAGGTCGCAATTCCggagccctcctctctacgctggacgtgggagtctcCCGATGGAGGGTATTATAATGAAATtcaccacatcatcgtcagtaaaaggttttgtctga
- a CDS encoding hypothetical protein (NECATOR_CHRI.G3595.T2), with product MRHLSESSYGGFEFPYIVGTLRAYQFVCCLLQILMIYCESGSIDMISFIYYNLICITYTLHVFRRWYLNIDGRFDLRQLIREPGNTEKIQYSIALFTPTFLSFLIFISVRLHNNFIKFFLAITCIVEIILANTLLFLEFYEVFVLEN from the exons ATG AGACATCTTTCCGAGTCTTCTTATGGAGGCTTTGAATTCCCATACATTGTTGGAACATTAAGAGCTTATCAATTTGTCTGCTGCTTATTACAA ATACTGATGATATATTGTGAATCGGGAAGTATAGACATGATTTCTTTTATATACTATAACCTCATATGTATTACGTACACACTTCACGTTTTCAGAAGATG GTACTTGAATATTGATGGTCGCTTCGATTTACGTCAGTTGATACGTGAACCaggaaacacagaaaaaattcagtacTCAATTG CACTGTTCACGCCAACCTTTTTAAGTTTTCTCATATTCATCTCCGTACGACTTCATAACAATTTTATCAAGTTTTTCTTGGCAATAACATGTATCGTCGAGATTATACTAGCTAATACATTGCTTTTTCTCGAGTTCTATGAGGTATTTGTACTCGAAAATTAA
- a CDS encoding hypothetical protein (NECATOR_CHRI.G3596.T1) codes for MDQSVLRISVDAKANDRPFPRFGQPQKLGEYTVTRDRSLVLGREDAKYLYEAAFADGGRVRLDLNKGFDTFEEKEGDERLDILLDWIVSQAPRGGPLKKVLHEADFICWRGLLTRIAATPFSPKDSWEFAAARIGGVIFLCERETEETRERKLSMTQREKMMTYWGFKFEQYMTVAEKDAQPDVDEIVTCREEFAVVVRSTLATTSGKSLKLVYSGEVDAINAEGDLVELKTQRHALEGFFWKQKSLKWWLQSFLLGVRDIIVGYRDDDGIVKKVGFVHTDNLCKRGEWSGNVCMNLLSTVLTTVNDLLKRDGEACIARYEQNRDEIAIHSASISDVDFFTYNFRVHFNLE; via the exons ATGGACCAAAGTGTCTTGAGGATCTCTGTAGATGCGAAAGCCAACGATCGTCCTTTCCCACGTTTCGGCCAACCGCAGAAGCTTGGTGAATACACT GTGACGAGGGATCGAAGTCTCGTGCTAGGCAGAGAGGATGCGAAGTATCTGTACGAGGCAGCATTCGCTGACGGTGGTCGCGTGCGACTAGATCTGAATAAGGGATTTGATACGTTCGAAGAGAAG GAAGGCGATGAGAGACTCGACATACTGTTGGATTGGATCGTATCGCAAGCCCCTCGAGGTGGTCCACTAAAGAAG GTATTGCACGAAGCTGACTTCATATGCTGGCGTGGACTTTTGACTCGGATAGCGGCGACCCCTTTCAGCCCGAAAGATTCGTGGGAATTTGCAGCGGCACGCATTGGTGGTGTGATTTTTCTGTGCGAAAGGGAGACTGAAGAAACTCGGGAAAG AAAGCTTTCCATGACACAACGGGAAAAAATGATGACGTACTGGGGTTTCAAATTCGAGCAGTATATGACGGTTGCTGAAAAAGAT GCCCAGCCGGACGTGGATGAGATTGTTACTTGCCGTGAGGAATTTGCAGTCGTTGTTCGTTCCACTCTAGCCACTACTTCCGGCAAATCTTTGAAACTCGTGTACAGTGGCGAAGTGGACGCTATTAATGCAG AAGGAGATTTGGTGGAATTGAAGACACAGCGTCATGCGTTAGAAGGTTTCTTCTGGAAGCAGAAAAGTCTAAAGTGGTGGTTGCAGTCATTTTTACTAGGTGTGCGTGATATTATTGTCGGCTACCGTGATGATGATGGAATTGTCAAGAAG GTCGGATTCGTGCACACGGATAACCTCTGCAAACGGGGCGAATGGTCGGGGAACGTCTGCATGAACCTTCTTTCAACTGTGCTAACTACG GTAAATGATTTGCTCAAACGTGATGGCGAAGCATGCATCGCTCGATATGAGCAGAATCGTGATGAAATAGCGATACATTCGGCTTCAATTTCAGATGTAGATTTCTTCACTTACAATTTTCGAGTACATTTTAACTTAGAGTGA
- a CDS encoding hypothetical protein (NECATOR_CHRI.G3597.T2), whose protein sequence is MGLQESCRLPKRKRTRMTICTYHTRTLASEAAIENLMMQARKINYDVMTEPLKAVCETGEELFLGTCYSRGVGGVSVLVNTTMAKNIDFFEQLNTRIGRLGMRRCGSMPVLTIFVAYSPTSSYEEEEVEAFYGPNGPGRSSTEKTIPSITPKLAPEKRLKNFTSESMAFNGMSRERRSQFRSPPLYAGRGSLPMEGIIMKFTTSSSVKGFV, encoded by the coding sequence atGGGGTTGCAGGaatcatgtaggctaccgaaacggaaaaggactaggatgacgatctgtacttatcacacacgtacgcttgcatcggaagcggccatcgaaaatctgatgatgcaagccaggaagattAACTACGACGTCATGACTGAGCCCCTCAAAGCCGTAtgtgaaactggagaagaactgttcttaggaacatgctacagtagaggtgttggtggagttagcgtcctcgtcaacacgactatggcaaaaaacatcgactttttcgaacaacttaatacccgaatcggacgtctgggGATGAGAAGATGCGGTTCAATGCCAgttttgactatcttcgtcgcttactctccaacatcaagctatgaagaagaagaagtagaagctTTCTATGGACCTAATGGACCtgggagaagttctacagagaagaccaTACCTTCGataacgccaaaattggccccagaaaaacgcctgaagaacttcacatcggaatCCATGGccttcaatggaatgagcagggaAAGAAGGTCGCAATTCCggagccctcctctctacgctggacgtgggagtctcCCGATGGAGGGTATTATAATGAAATtcaccacatcatcgtcagtaaaaggttttgtctga